A single genomic interval of Terriglobus albidus harbors:
- a CDS encoding GNAT family N-acetyltransferase produces the protein MRPPSLLKGHSLIDGSLGLELDTVSPHPVHQVPTYFFRMIDLNTGVEIGRINLRAGLGEHVERYAGHVGYFVEPAYRGHRYAARALRLLVRIARGLGIDPLWITCDPDNIPSRRTCERAGAKFIEIVDVPADCVIYQSGHPRKCRYRLDLREMGRSRTE, from the coding sequence ATGCGACCGCCGAGTCTGTTAAAAGGTCATTCGCTCATCGATGGTTCGCTGGGTCTTGAGCTCGATACGGTATCGCCTCATCCGGTTCACCAAGTACCTACCTACTTCTTCCGCATGATTGATCTCAATACGGGAGTCGAGATTGGGAGAATCAATCTGAGGGCAGGCCTTGGAGAGCACGTCGAACGGTATGCCGGGCACGTTGGCTATTTTGTCGAGCCTGCATATCGCGGTCATCGCTATGCAGCACGCGCCTTGCGCCTCTTAGTGCGTATCGCTCGTGGGTTGGGAATTGATCCGCTGTGGATCACCTGTGACCCGGACAATATTCCATCACGCCGCACCTGTGAGCGTGCGGGAGCGAAGTTCATCGAGATCGTTGACGTTCCGGCCGATTGCGTTATTTATCAGAGCGGCCATCCGAGAAAGTGCCGTTACCGGCTGGATCTGAGGGAGATGGGTAGGAGTCGTACGGAATAG
- the murJ gene encoding murein biosynthesis integral membrane protein MurJ codes for MKTQTRSSSAKTHALAVATGILLSRVVGLVRDRIFAHYFGNSDAADAFRAAFRIPNFLQNLFGEGVLSASFIPVYARLNAEERHEEASELAEAIFSLLFFVGTIFVVAGILITPWLIDLIAPGFHGEKRLLTIHLVQILFPGAALLVLSAWCLGILNSHRRFLLSYAAPVMWNVALIATLIWGGGHHSESRLAVLLAIGSVVGSALQFAVQLPTVIRLLMPLRLQLKLVTVHVRTVAKNFFPVFLSRGVVQISAYIDSWLASFLGTGAVAALGYAQTLYTLPVSLFGMAVSAAELPAMSSALGTQDEIAEALRNRLKQGLQQIAFFVIPSAVAFVVLGDVVVSTIYRTGHFQGGDVLFVWAILAGSAVGLLASTSGRLYSSAFYALRNTRTPLRFALVRVTLTLALGYLCALKLPPLIGIDLRWGSAGLTLSAGVAGWLEFLLLRRALHRQIGAVPSSRSRTAKLWLVAIVAAVAGWGLKRVLPFHAPLLVGPTVLVTFGVIYLAVTQWIGVGNMGAVNRLIKRRG; via the coding sequence TTGAAGACACAGACTCGCAGCAGTTCCGCCAAGACACACGCGCTGGCCGTTGCAACGGGCATTCTGCTCAGCCGTGTCGTCGGCCTGGTCCGCGACCGGATCTTTGCGCATTACTTTGGCAACTCCGATGCCGCCGATGCCTTTCGTGCAGCGTTCCGCATCCCCAACTTCCTTCAAAATCTCTTCGGAGAAGGCGTACTTTCGGCATCGTTTATCCCGGTGTATGCGCGCCTGAATGCCGAGGAGCGGCACGAAGAGGCCTCCGAACTGGCTGAGGCCATCTTTTCTCTGTTGTTCTTCGTGGGAACAATCTTCGTCGTTGCCGGAATTCTGATTACGCCGTGGCTCATCGACCTGATTGCGCCTGGCTTTCATGGTGAGAAACGGCTGCTTACCATTCACCTGGTACAGATTCTCTTTCCCGGCGCAGCGCTGCTGGTGCTCTCTGCATGGTGCCTCGGCATTCTGAACAGTCATCGCCGGTTCCTGTTGTCATACGCTGCTCCGGTGATGTGGAACGTTGCTTTGATTGCAACCCTGATCTGGGGAGGCGGTCATCACTCCGAATCCCGTCTGGCGGTGCTGCTTGCGATCGGCTCGGTCGTTGGCAGCGCGTTGCAGTTTGCTGTACAGCTGCCAACGGTGATTCGCTTGCTGATGCCGTTGCGTCTGCAGCTCAAGCTGGTGACGGTGCATGTTCGCACTGTTGCAAAGAACTTCTTCCCGGTCTTTCTAAGCCGCGGAGTCGTCCAGATCAGCGCCTATATCGACTCCTGGCTGGCCAGCTTTCTCGGCACCGGAGCCGTGGCAGCCCTGGGATATGCGCAAACGCTTTACACTCTGCCGGTCAGCTTGTTCGGAATGGCGGTGTCGGCCGCGGAGCTGCCGGCGATGTCCAGTGCTTTGGGCACGCAGGATGAGATCGCCGAGGCTCTTCGCAACCGCCTGAAGCAGGGGCTGCAGCAGATCGCGTTCTTCGTCATCCCGTCAGCGGTGGCGTTCGTTGTGCTGGGCGATGTCGTTGTGTCGACCATCTACCGCACGGGACACTTTCAGGGCGGTGATGTCCTCTTCGTCTGGGCAATCCTGGCAGGTTCCGCGGTCGGTCTACTTGCCTCTACTTCGGGACGTCTTTATTCCTCTGCCTTTTATGCTCTTCGGAATACGCGCACGCCACTCAGGTTTGCCCTCGTTCGGGTGACGCTTACGCTGGCCCTTGGGTATCTTTGCGCGTTGAAATTGCCGCCTCTGATTGGTATCGATCTGCGTTGGGGCAGCGCGGGCCTGACTCTTTCTGCCGGTGTTGCCGGGTGGCTGGAGTTCCTTTTATTGCGCCGGGCGCTGCACCGTCAGATCGGCGCCGTTCCCTCGTCCAGATCTCGTACCGCTAAGTTATGGCTGGTTGCGATTGTGGCCGCGGTTGCCGGCTGGGGACTTAAGCGGGTTTTACCGTTCCATGCTCCGCTGCTGGTTGGGCCGACTGTGCTGGTGACGTTCGGGGTTATCTACCTGGCGGTGACCCAGTGGATCGGTGTCGGAAATATGGGTGCGGTTAACCGGCTCATCAAGCGTCGCGGATAA
- a CDS encoding carboxylesterase/lipase family protein produces MKIRNALLSGISLACLSAGWLHAQAPAPKVKTAQGEAAGKWIRDGNEKAFLGLPYAAPPVGNLRWKAPQPPSAWSGVRDATKFGNRCQQWHVWDDYIFTDAGPSEDCLYLNVYTPAAAKQGSKLPVMVWIHGGGFLAGAASEPRYTNPALVAKGVIVVTLNYRLNVFGFLASEDLAKEQGGHAGNYGFMDEVAALRWVKANIAAFGGDANNVTIFGESAGSFAISALTVAPSARGLFHKFIGESGAFFGSAIPMTAANERAKRDQAFVTALGANNLEELRALPAEKILEATQKQRGIGFSAVVDGTFLPESLQDAYAAGRQTHVPSIIGWNRDERAGTLSKDMTAEKWKAYAKEHYGAKADEFLAAFPANTDEQAIRSADDFTTNGFIAMGAWRWAEAQSKTGQSPVYRFRFDRPAPAEPLHPTGKYAFHSTELEYVFGTLDARQGATWQPADRKLSDEVVTYWANFAQTGDPNGNGLPKWPRYDKEKKLIHLDDPITVSPDTTHAEFEFLADEPAQAMR; encoded by the coding sequence ATGAAGATCCGTAATGCTTTGCTCAGCGGCATATCTCTCGCTTGTCTCTCCGCCGGATGGCTCCACGCGCAGGCACCCGCACCCAAAGTGAAAACAGCGCAGGGCGAAGCCGCGGGCAAGTGGATTCGCGACGGAAATGAGAAAGCCTTCCTCGGCCTGCCCTATGCTGCTCCGCCGGTCGGCAATCTTCGTTGGAAGGCTCCTCAACCGCCTTCCGCATGGAGCGGCGTACGTGATGCAACAAAGTTCGGCAATCGTTGCCAGCAGTGGCATGTGTGGGACGACTATATCTTTACCGACGCCGGTCCCTCCGAAGACTGCCTTTACCTCAATGTCTACACACCAGCAGCAGCGAAGCAGGGCAGCAAACTCCCCGTCATGGTCTGGATTCACGGCGGAGGCTTCCTCGCCGGCGCTGCCTCCGAGCCGCGCTATACCAATCCTGCTCTCGTTGCGAAGGGCGTCATCGTCGTCACACTGAACTACCGCCTGAACGTCTTCGGTTTCCTCGCCAGTGAAGACCTGGCCAAAGAACAGGGCGGCCATGCCGGCAACTACGGCTTTATGGATGAGGTCGCCGCGCTGCGCTGGGTGAAGGCAAACATCGCCGCATTTGGAGGCGATGCCAACAACGTCACCATCTTCGGCGAAAGCGCCGGATCCTTTGCCATCAGCGCGCTTACCGTGGCTCCCTCGGCACGCGGCCTGTTTCACAAGTTCATCGGAGAGAGCGGCGCCTTCTTCGGCAGCGCCATTCCAATGACAGCCGCCAATGAACGCGCCAAACGCGATCAGGCTTTCGTCACCGCACTCGGCGCAAACAATCTCGAAGAGCTTCGTGCTCTACCCGCTGAAAAAATTCTTGAAGCCACACAGAAGCAGCGCGGCATCGGCTTCTCCGCCGTCGTCGATGGAACCTTCCTTCCCGAGTCTCTACAGGACGCCTACGCCGCAGGCCGGCAGACACACGTACCGTCCATCATCGGCTGGAATCGTGACGAACGCGCCGGCACGCTCTCCAAAGACATGACCGCTGAAAAGTGGAAGGCTTATGCCAAAGAGCACTACGGTGCAAAGGCCGACGAATTCCTCGCAGCCTTCCCTGCCAACACCGACGAGCAAGCCATTCGCTCCGCGGATGACTTCACCACCAACGGCTTCATTGCCATGGGAGCATGGAGATGGGCAGAGGCACAAAGTAAGACAGGACAATCACCTGTCTATCGCTTTCGCTTCGATCGCCCTGCCCCGGCAGAGCCCCTCCACCCGACAGGCAAATACGCCTTCCACTCCACTGAGCTTGAGTATGTCTTCGGCACCCTCGATGCCCGTCAGGGAGCGACATGGCAACCAGCCGACCGCAAACTGAGCGATGAAGTCGTCACCTACTGGGCCAACTTCGCCCAGACCGGGGACCCGAACGGTAACGGTTTACCCAAGTGGCCACGCTATGACAAGGAGAAGAAGCTGATTCATCTCGACGATCCGATAACCGTCAGCCCGGACACAACGCACGCCGAGTTCGAGTTTCTTGCAGACGAGCCGGCGCAGGCGATGCGTTAG
- a CDS encoding GH92 family glycosyl hydrolase, which produces MSAVLWAQKASEIDPMLGADRGGNVFVGPTLPFGMAKPGPDYGTNQGNAGWAATGNLNGFSQLHVSGTGGGPKYGNISVQPMLGKADPAHSSVPRKDEHAEVGYYAVGLGDTGIRAEITTARRTPVYRFTYPDGQQRTLLVDVGHLLMKLHDSPHRYDEGQIVSSTQVQVLSPTEIAGEQDSVIGWNIQTTPMRVYFYLVTDTPAVTSGTWEDGKAPQDGAKTASYKMPFTMQTLPKPPAPIVSTGAYLTFAPGAKPVMVKVGVSFVSIEQAKKNATTEVAGFDFESTRKAVVAAWDKELSTTKVEGGTADERQQFATGLYHSMLMPVDRTGENPLWKSTLPYYDDFYCIWDTFRSSTPLLTLIAPKRVTGILQSLLEIQDHDGFFVDGRSGNFAGRTQGGSDAEMMFTDAYLKHVPGLDWERVYKAMRHDADVESTDPIRFGRGDMDEWKKLGYLSIEHSDPAGGPDRPGSRSMEYAANDYAVALMAKGLHHDADAKLFAERSSNWKKLWYPEAVDHTEGGDIKGFIWMKHADGSWEELFNPRLVGTWYKDNFYEASTWTYSLYVPQDVRELIKTIGGDAAFKKRLDLFFSEAGEHRFRYRYDVGNEPGFLTPYLYNWIGEQSSTAKTIHSVLDASYHSGKAGLPGNDDSGAMGSFYVFNRMGYFPVAAQDVYLIGSPSFPRSTITLGNGKQFSVVAENLSARNIYIASATWNGKPYQRSWFTHEQLVAGGELKLVMTDKPTHWDTGEAPPSMSDK; this is translated from the coding sequence ATGTCTGCCGTTCTGTGGGCGCAGAAGGCCTCTGAGATCGATCCCATGCTGGGCGCCGATAGGGGAGGGAATGTCTTCGTCGGACCAACGCTGCCATTTGGTATGGCCAAGCCAGGGCCTGACTATGGAACCAACCAGGGCAATGCCGGATGGGCGGCTACGGGTAATCTGAACGGCTTTTCGCAGCTTCATGTCTCGGGTACGGGCGGCGGGCCAAAGTACGGCAATATCTCGGTGCAGCCGATGCTGGGCAAGGCTGATCCGGCGCACAGCTCGGTGCCGCGCAAGGATGAGCATGCCGAGGTTGGTTATTACGCAGTCGGTCTGGGCGACACGGGTATCCGTGCGGAGATCACGACGGCGCGCCGCACGCCTGTGTACAGGTTTACCTATCCCGATGGGCAGCAGCGCACGCTGCTGGTGGATGTCGGTCATCTACTGATGAAGCTGCATGATTCACCGCACCGCTATGACGAAGGCCAGATCGTGTCTTCGACCCAAGTGCAGGTGCTGTCTCCAACGGAGATCGCAGGGGAGCAGGACTCGGTGATCGGCTGGAATATCCAGACCACGCCAATGCGTGTGTACTTCTACCTGGTGACCGATACACCGGCAGTGACCAGCGGAACCTGGGAGGACGGCAAAGCTCCGCAGGACGGAGCGAAGACGGCGAGCTACAAGATGCCGTTCACGATGCAGACACTGCCCAAGCCTCCGGCGCCGATTGTCAGTACGGGCGCATATCTGACCTTTGCTCCTGGCGCAAAGCCGGTGATGGTGAAGGTGGGCGTCTCGTTTGTCTCGATTGAGCAGGCAAAGAAGAATGCGACGACTGAAGTTGCAGGCTTCGACTTCGAGAGCACGCGCAAGGCAGTAGTTGCGGCCTGGGACAAGGAGCTGTCGACGACTAAGGTTGAAGGCGGTACGGCCGATGAGCGGCAGCAGTTTGCCACCGGTCTGTATCACTCCATGCTGATGCCGGTGGACCGCACCGGCGAGAATCCGCTGTGGAAGAGCACTCTTCCGTACTACGACGACTTCTACTGCATCTGGGATACCTTCCGTTCTTCGACACCATTGCTGACGCTGATCGCGCCGAAGCGCGTGACCGGCATCCTACAGTCGCTGCTGGAGATTCAGGACCACGACGGTTTCTTCGTCGACGGCCGCTCCGGCAACTTCGCGGGAAGAACGCAGGGCGGCTCTGACGCGGAGATGATGTTCACCGATGCTTATCTAAAGCATGTGCCTGGTCTCGACTGGGAGCGTGTCTACAAGGCCATGCGGCATGATGCTGATGTGGAATCGACCGATCCCATTCGCTTCGGCCGCGGCGACATGGACGAGTGGAAGAAGCTCGGGTATCTCTCGATCGAACACTCCGATCCTGCCGGTGGTCCGGATCGTCCAGGCTCGCGCTCAATGGAGTATGCAGCCAACGACTATGCCGTCGCGTTGATGGCGAAGGGGCTGCATCACGATGCCGATGCGAAGCTCTTCGCGGAGCGGTCAAGCAACTGGAAGAAACTATGGTATCCGGAAGCGGTGGATCACACTGAGGGGGGCGACATCAAGGGTTTCATCTGGATGAAGCATGCGGATGGAAGCTGGGAGGAGCTCTTCAATCCGCGCCTGGTGGGCACCTGGTATAAAGACAACTTCTACGAAGCCAGCACCTGGACCTATTCGCTTTATGTGCCACAGGATGTGCGCGAGCTGATCAAGACGATTGGTGGCGATGCTGCCTTCAAGAAGCGGCTCGACCTGTTCTTCTCCGAGGCCGGAGAGCATCGCTTCCGTTATCGCTACGACGTCGGCAATGAGCCCGGTTTCCTGACGCCGTATCTCTATAACTGGATCGGTGAGCAGAGCAGCACGGCGAAGACGATTCATTCGGTGCTCGATGCCAGCTATCACTCGGGCAAAGCCGGGTTGCCAGGTAACGATGACTCGGGCGCGATGGGTTCGTTCTATGTCTTCAACCGCATGGGCTACTTCCCGGTGGCGGCGCAGGATGTCTACCTGATCGGCTCGCCATCGTTCCCGCGTTCGACGATCACGCTGGGCAACGGCAAGCAGTTCTCGGTGGTGGCGGAGAACCTGTCGGCTCGCAATATCTATATTGCGAGCGCGACGTGGAATGGTAAGCCCTATCAGCGTTCGTGGTTCACGCATGAACAGCTCGTTGCGGGTGGGGAGTTGAAGCTGGTGATGACGGATAAGCCGACGCATTGGGATACGGGTGAGGCTCCGCCGTCGATGTCGGATAAGTAG
- a CDS encoding SDR family oxidoreductase, whose product MKDVIVITGASSGFGALMARALAKAGHTVYASMRDTAGRNAPQVEAAKTFSEENKADLRTIELDVASQESADGAIAKIVAENGRLDVVIHNAGHMVFGPAEAFTPEQLAELYDVNVLSTQRVNRAALPQLRKQRKGLLIWISSSSAAGGTPPYLAPYFAAKAGMDALAVIYARELTRWGIETSIVVPGAFTGGTNHFAHSGRPADHTRVAEYEAGPYKNFGEEVMKGFAAIVPEDADVAAVGNAVVKIVDAPFGKRPFRVHVDPTQDGAEVVNGVLDRVRAEMLRRVGLADLLTPARIG is encoded by the coding sequence ATGAAAGACGTAATTGTGATCACGGGAGCATCGAGTGGATTTGGAGCGCTGATGGCGCGCGCTCTGGCCAAGGCAGGACACACCGTCTATGCAAGCATGCGTGACACCGCGGGACGCAATGCACCGCAGGTGGAGGCGGCGAAAACGTTCTCCGAAGAGAACAAGGCTGATCTACGGACGATCGAGTTGGATGTCGCCTCGCAGGAGTCAGCCGATGGGGCCATCGCGAAGATCGTGGCGGAAAACGGGCGCCTGGATGTGGTGATCCATAACGCCGGTCATATGGTCTTCGGTCCGGCAGAGGCCTTCACGCCGGAGCAGTTGGCGGAGCTGTATGACGTGAATGTGCTGAGCACGCAACGTGTGAACCGGGCAGCACTGCCCCAGTTGCGCAAGCAGCGGAAGGGGCTGCTGATCTGGATCTCGAGCAGCAGCGCGGCGGGTGGCACGCCACCGTACCTGGCTCCGTACTTTGCGGCGAAGGCCGGGATGGATGCGCTGGCGGTGATCTATGCCCGCGAGCTCACGCGCTGGGGCATCGAGACCTCGATCGTGGTTCCGGGAGCGTTTACGGGCGGAACCAATCACTTCGCGCACTCCGGGCGTCCTGCCGACCATACACGGGTGGCGGAGTATGAGGCGGGGCCTTATAAGAACTTCGGCGAAGAGGTGATGAAGGGTTTCGCGGCTATCGTTCCGGAGGATGCCGATGTCGCCGCGGTGGGCAACGCAGTAGTGAAGATCGTCGATGCGCCCTTCGGGAAGCGTCCGTTCCGGGTGCATGTGGACCCGACCCAGGATGGAGCCGAGGTGGTGAATGGAGTGCTCGACCGCGTGCGGGCGGAGATGCTGCGCAGGGTTGGTCTTGCCGACCTGCTAACTCCGGCCAGGATTGGCTGA
- a CDS encoding SDR family oxidoreductase, translating into MAKTAIVTGASRGIGRTIAKRLAADGFAVVVNYAGNSELAQEVVNEIRSADGEALAVKADVSNPDDVKQLFDKTIEAYGHVDVVVNNAGIMPLSSIAKGDVETFDKVIQTNLRGAFLVLSQAAQHVAEGGRIIAFSSSVLAKSFPTYGPYIASKAGVEGLVPVLANELRGRNITVNAVAPGPTGTDLFLNGKTQEQIAQLSKLAPLERLGQPEDIANVVAFLAGPDGGWVNAQVLRANGGFA; encoded by the coding sequence ATGGCGAAGACAGCAATTGTTACCGGAGCATCCCGCGGCATTGGCCGCACGATCGCGAAGCGGCTGGCGGCCGATGGATTTGCGGTGGTGGTGAACTATGCGGGCAATAGTGAACTGGCGCAGGAGGTTGTGAACGAGATCCGCAGTGCCGATGGTGAAGCGCTGGCGGTGAAGGCCGATGTGAGCAATCCCGATGATGTGAAGCAGTTGTTCGATAAGACGATTGAGGCTTATGGACACGTCGATGTGGTGGTGAACAACGCCGGCATCATGCCTCTGTCGTCGATCGCGAAGGGCGATGTGGAGACCTTCGATAAGGTGATCCAGACCAATCTGCGCGGAGCCTTCCTGGTGTTATCGCAAGCGGCGCAGCATGTGGCCGAGGGTGGCCGCATCATCGCCTTCTCGTCGAGTGTGTTGGCGAAGTCGTTCCCGACCTATGGACCGTATATCGCGTCGAAGGCCGGCGTTGAAGGCCTGGTGCCGGTGCTGGCGAATGAACTACGCGGACGCAACATCACGGTGAATGCCGTTGCCCCTGGCCCGACGGGAACCGACCTGTTCTTGAATGGCAAGACGCAGGAGCAGATTGCGCAGCTCAGCAAGCTGGCTCCGCTGGAGCGGTTAGGGCAGCCCGAGGATATCGCTAACGTCGTCGCGTTCCTTGCCGGGCCGGACGGCGGCTGGGTGAATGCACAGGTGCTCCGCGCGAACGGCGGCTTCGCCTGA
- a CDS encoding ankyrin repeat domain-containing protein: MVKEIDALLREFADGRTDLVFELVKAGLAPDAQDKDGVSLLSWCAYYGDVSAIRFLLSKGVPLASLGTNLDLNGACFHGHWRLCKFLIEQGADVNAADSETGETPLHSALCTTDRVSHDWVLEVLLSSGANPNVATKSGAETGGFMRDARTRGETPLHRAAAFGSEATIELLLRHGAKLDARDDRGDSPLSWGSWYVRPDSILRLLCYGNFRIRPDRQSMRANLVGKP; encoded by the coding sequence ATGGTAAAAGAGATCGATGCACTCCTGCGAGAGTTTGCCGACGGGCGCACAGACCTTGTGTTTGAGTTGGTGAAAGCAGGCCTCGCTCCAGATGCACAGGATAAGGACGGCGTCTCGCTTCTAAGCTGGTGTGCGTACTACGGCGATGTCAGCGCCATCAGATTCCTGCTTTCGAAAGGAGTTCCATTGGCTTCGCTTGGAACCAACCTCGATCTGAACGGCGCATGCTTTCATGGGCATTGGAGATTGTGCAAGTTCCTGATCGAGCAGGGAGCAGACGTCAACGCCGCTGATAGTGAGACCGGTGAGACGCCTCTTCATAGTGCCCTTTGCACTACGGATCGCGTTTCACACGACTGGGTGCTTGAGGTGCTGCTCTCCTCTGGAGCGAATCCTAATGTAGCCACTAAGAGTGGCGCTGAAACCGGCGGTTTCATGCGGGATGCACGAACCAGAGGGGAGACACCGCTTCATCGTGCTGCTGCGTTCGGAAGCGAAGCGACGATTGAATTGCTTTTGAGGCATGGGGCAAAGCTTGATGCGCGGGATGATCGTGGAGATTCTCCGCTCAGTTGGGGAAGCTGGTATGTGCGCCCTGATTCGATCCTGCGTTTGCTTTGCTATGGGAACTTCAGGATCCGTCCCGATCGGCAATCGATGAGAGCGAATCTGGTGGGGAAACCATAA
- a CDS encoding sensor histidine kinase: protein MRSLIIKIFLAYWLAAGVVIIISDFEPHRHIHNPELIDALNASLQMNGREMIALHEKNACAERVSSLNKSEDRMSLATADGTIVCGNQDVEGARQLISETVKSGQRMTANNAVYQVIATPVRSDSGVPYVLLFENRYKTALQLYGLLPGYTTICISGVVTLFLAVLVVLPIRRLRQASTQIAEGALDTRVSQGRITRKLVSVFHLTDDLDGLMVDFNSMADRIQSLVVAQRMLLRDISHELRSPLARLNLALGLAREGRKESIDQHLGRIELESSRLNTLIGQILSLAYVENLDNLSPREVFSLSHMVEELLPDVSYEAEGMGRGVELLVEQDSIVTGDTVLLRQALENVVRNAIRYSPPGKMVQIELTRQESAGGVVAVLCVTDSGPGIPEDQLETVFKPFYRVGNQRHNTQDGYGIGLAIASRAMALHAGTISARNLTERPGLCVTLMLPVIESRDLAAKQRSFEYLKEASALGD from the coding sequence ATGAGAAGTCTCATTATTAAAATCTTTCTCGCGTACTGGTTGGCGGCCGGTGTGGTCATTATCATCTCGGACTTCGAGCCGCATCGCCATATCCATAATCCCGAGCTGATCGATGCCTTGAATGCATCGCTGCAGATGAACGGCCGCGAGATGATTGCGCTGCATGAGAAGAACGCCTGCGCAGAGCGCGTGAGCTCTCTGAACAAGTCTGAGGACAGAATGTCGCTGGCGACGGCGGATGGAACGATCGTCTGCGGTAACCAGGATGTTGAAGGCGCCCGCCAGCTTATCTCCGAGACGGTAAAGAGCGGTCAGCGGATGACGGCCAACAATGCTGTCTACCAGGTGATTGCGACGCCGGTACGTTCCGACAGCGGTGTGCCGTATGTGCTTCTCTTCGAGAACCGCTATAAGACGGCGTTGCAGCTGTATGGCCTGCTGCCCGGTTATACGACGATCTGCATCTCCGGTGTGGTGACGCTATTTCTTGCGGTGCTGGTGGTTCTGCCGATCCGGCGGCTGAGGCAGGCGAGCACGCAGATCGCGGAGGGGGCTCTGGATACACGTGTCAGTCAGGGGCGCATCACACGCAAGCTGGTCAGCGTCTTCCATCTGACGGACGACCTCGATGGCCTGATGGTGGACTTCAACAGCATGGCCGACCGCATCCAGTCGCTTGTAGTAGCGCAGCGGATGCTGCTTCGCGATATCTCGCATGAGCTGCGGTCGCCGCTTGCACGGTTGAACCTTGCGTTGGGGCTTGCGCGTGAGGGGCGTAAAGAGAGTATTGATCAGCATCTCGGCCGGATCGAGCTGGAGTCATCGCGTCTGAATACCTTGATCGGGCAGATCCTCTCGCTTGCCTATGTCGAGAACCTCGACAACCTGTCGCCGCGGGAGGTGTTTTCTCTCAGCCACATGGTTGAGGAACTGTTGCCGGATGTGAGCTATGAGGCTGAGGGGATGGGCCGAGGAGTAGAGCTTTTAGTGGAGCAGGACTCGATAGTGACCGGCGATACGGTGCTGCTGCGCCAGGCGTTGGAGAATGTTGTGCGAAATGCGATCCGCTACTCGCCGCCGGGCAAGATGGTGCAGATTGAGCTTACCCGGCAGGAGAGCGCGGGAGGAGTCGTTGCTGTTCTCTGCGTAACGGACAGCGGACCGGGAATTCCGGAGGACCAGTTGGAGACGGTCTTCAAGCCGTTCTATCGGGTAGGCAATCAGCGGCACAACACGCAGGATGGCTATGGGATTGGACTTGCGATCGCAAGCCGCGCAATGGCGCTGCATGCGGGTACGATCTCAGCGCGGAATCTGACAGAGAGACCCGGCTTGTGCGTGACGTTGATGTTGCCTGTGATCGAGAGCCGCGACCTGGCGGCGAAGCAGCGGAGCTTTGAGTATCTGAAGGAAGCTTCGGCGCTGGGGGATTGA
- a CDS encoding response regulator transcription factor, whose protein sequence is MRPVLIIDDDVELCSMLRDYLAMHGFDLCMAHTGRDGLDAIRRGNHDVVLLDIMLPDMNGYKVLSALREFSTVGVLLLTTLKEEADRVAGLECGADDFVPKPFSTRELVARIRAMVRRQERLAAVTIPIQGSEGLSLNLYKRVVSYRESQLALTDVEFALLKALFDAPGAVLSREDLTNRVLDRPFHPFDRSVDMHISRLRKKLESLHALPYTIKTVRSSGYVLVSETAGH, encoded by the coding sequence ATGAGACCGGTGTTGATTATTGATGACGACGTGGAGCTGTGTTCCATGCTCCGGGACTATCTCGCAATGCATGGCTTCGACCTGTGCATGGCGCATACAGGCCGGGATGGGCTGGATGCGATTCGCCGTGGCAATCATGATGTTGTGCTGCTGGATATCATGCTGCCGGATATGAATGGGTACAAGGTGCTTTCCGCTTTGCGCGAGTTTTCGACGGTGGGCGTGCTGCTTCTCACCACGTTGAAGGAAGAGGCCGATCGTGTTGCGGGGCTGGAGTGCGGGGCGGACGACTTTGTTCCCAAGCCTTTCAGCACACGTGAGCTGGTGGCGCGCATCCGTGCGATGGTGCGGCGCCAGGAGAGACTGGCGGCGGTGACTATTCCTATCCAGGGGAGCGAAGGTCTGTCGCTCAACCTGTACAAGCGGGTGGTCTCATATCGTGAGAGCCAGCTTGCCCTCACAGATGTTGAGTTTGCTTTGTTGAAGGCGCTCTTTGATGCTCCCGGAGCAGTGCTGAGCCGGGAAGATCTGACGAATCGTGTTCTGGACCGGCCTTTCCATCCTTTTGACCGCAGCGTGGATATGCATATCTCGCGCCTGCGGAAGAAGCTTGAGAGCCTGCATGCTTTGCCGTACACCATCAAGACGGTGCGGAGCTCCGGATACGTGCTGGTTTCAGAGACCGCCGGTCACTAA